One genomic segment of Methylorubrum populi includes these proteins:
- a CDS encoding Crp/Fnr family transcriptional regulator — protein sequence MPSASECCFEGNLLLNCLSPGDRSLLLPFMERFAYQRGETLFAAGREVDFISFPLEQTVITLVISMIDGRSAETATIGREGAAGGVVSNGGLPASTHALIQIGGPVLRMESVRLQEAKRQSESLRNLFTRYSDCLLAQVLQSVACNALHPIEERCLRWLLTLQDRLDSDVLPITQEALAAMLGVQRTYLTRILRMLQQQGLIEVGRGRITILSRVAIEEVACECHACVKRHFETVLGAVYSPSGRLVAIEPPD from the coding sequence ATGCCTTCGGCCTCAGAGTGCTGCTTCGAAGGCAACCTGCTGCTGAACTGCCTGAGCCCCGGGGATCGCTCCCTGCTCCTGCCCTTCATGGAGCGGTTCGCGTACCAGCGCGGCGAGACGCTGTTCGCCGCCGGCCGCGAGGTGGACTTCATCAGCTTTCCCCTCGAACAGACCGTGATCACCCTGGTGATCTCGATGATCGACGGACGCAGCGCCGAGACCGCCACGATCGGCCGCGAGGGCGCGGCGGGCGGTGTCGTCAGCAACGGCGGCCTGCCCGCCTCGACGCATGCCCTGATCCAGATCGGCGGCCCGGTCCTGCGGATGGAATCGGTGCGGCTGCAGGAGGCCAAGCGGCAGTCGGAATCCCTGCGCAACCTGTTCACCCGCTACTCCGACTGCCTGCTGGCGCAGGTGCTGCAATCGGTGGCCTGCAACGCCCTGCACCCGATCGAGGAGCGCTGCCTGCGCTGGCTCCTGACCCTGCAGGACCGGCTCGACAGCGACGTGCTGCCGATCACCCAGGAGGCGCTCGCGGCGATGCTCGGCGTGCAGCGCACCTACCTCACCCGCATCCTGCGGATGCTCCAGCAGCAGGGCCTGATCGAGGTCGGGCGCGGGCGCATCACCATCCTCAGCCGGGTGGCGATCGAGGAGGTCGCCTGCGAGTGCCATGCTTGCGTGAAGCGCCATTTCGAGACCGTGCTCGGCGCGGTCTACAGCCCGAGCGGTCGCCTCGTCGCGATCGAGCCGCCGGATTGA
- a CDS encoding DUF488 domain-containing protein, with protein sequence MRKTLFTIGYEGLTPERLHAALKEAGVAVLADVRAVANSRKRGFSKGALKAGLTGAGLGYEHYRGLGTPKSGREAARAHDAGLMRRIYCEAVLDTADGDLALDALAELAARQPVCLLCFERDPARCHRRVLAERLAPRGFETVDLYGDFL encoded by the coding sequence ATGCGCAAGACCCTGTTTACCATCGGCTACGAAGGCCTGACGCCGGAGCGCCTGCACGCGGCGCTGAAGGAGGCCGGGGTCGCCGTCCTCGCCGACGTGCGGGCGGTGGCCAATTCGCGCAAGCGCGGCTTCTCGAAGGGCGCGCTCAAGGCGGGACTGACCGGGGCCGGCCTCGGCTACGAGCACTACCGGGGGCTGGGTACGCCCAAATCCGGCCGCGAGGCGGCCCGCGCCCACGATGCCGGGCTGATGCGCCGGATCTACTGCGAGGCGGTGCTCGACACCGCCGATGGCGATCTCGCCCTCGACGCCCTGGCGGAGCTGGCCGCGCGGCAACCGGTCTGCCTGCTCTGCTTCGAGCGCGACCCGGCCCGCTGCCACCGCCGCGTGCTCGCCGAGCGGCTGGCCCCGCGCGGCTTCGAGACGGTCGACCTCTACGGCGATTTTTTGTGA
- a CDS encoding class I SAM-dependent methyltransferase, translating into MVEAKYLDGSALYGDDLAPGEIARWYAQEEQGFYRLATEVYKLEASGAYSYEYDALNAFHGFDRLRGRRFGTCVALGCAAGDDVAPLADRVNRFIGIEPAEEWWTDRIGGRPARFIKPLPSGDIPLPDADADLFVSLGVLHHIPNVSHVLAEAHRILRPGGLIVFREPITSMGDWTKARYGLTQNERGLPLPWLHGRLDRIGFDIVREAPCMTNALAKIAGRILPGHLYARRGYVALDAALSRLLAFNISYHRTAFLKRIAPSNVFMIAAKR; encoded by the coding sequence ATGGTCGAAGCCAAGTATCTCGACGGATCGGCCCTCTACGGCGACGACCTCGCGCCGGGCGAGATCGCGCGATGGTACGCGCAGGAGGAGCAGGGCTTCTACCGGCTCGCGACCGAGGTCTACAAACTCGAAGCCTCCGGCGCGTACAGCTACGAGTACGACGCCCTGAACGCCTTCCACGGCTTCGACCGGCTGCGGGGCCGCCGCTTCGGCACCTGCGTCGCCCTGGGCTGCGCCGCGGGCGACGACGTGGCGCCGCTGGCCGACCGGGTGAACCGCTTCATCGGGATCGAGCCCGCCGAGGAATGGTGGACCGATCGGATCGGCGGCCGGCCGGCGCGCTTCATCAAGCCGCTTCCCTCCGGCGACATCCCGCTGCCCGATGCCGACGCCGACCTGTTCGTGAGCCTCGGCGTGCTCCACCACATCCCCAACGTCTCGCACGTGCTGGCCGAGGCGCACCGCATCCTGCGGCCGGGCGGGCTCATCGTCTTCCGCGAGCCCATCACCTCCATGGGCGACTGGACGAAGGCGCGCTACGGCCTGACGCAGAACGAGCGCGGCCTGCCGCTGCCGTGGCTGCACGGCCGGCTCGACCGGATCGGCTTCGACATCGTGCGCGAGGCGCCCTGCATGACCAACGCGCTGGCCAAGATCGCGGGCAGGATCCTCCCGGGCCATCTCTACGCCCGCCGCGGCTACGTCGCCCTCGACGCGGCTCTGAGCCGGTTGCTCGCCTTCAACATCAGCTATCACCGCACGGCGTTCCTGAAGCGGATCGCCCCCTCGAACGTCTTCATGATCGCGGCCAAGCGCTGA
- a CDS encoding PAS domain S-box protein: protein MSRPSDDRASPREAERLAALARYGPFDTPPQGALEGAFDDAVALAVQLCTARLAFVGLAAGEGPWIEAGLGRSVARSLRRHTLAGRGVLVIPDLADDPRARSDAAAAGAAGMRFYAGAPLLAPEGVAVGALCVLDAAPRPDGLSLAQAAGLAALARTVMAQLELHRGLAARRTEAAALADAALHLRLAVEAAGVGIFDYDLAAGTLTWDGRTRALFGVGPDEAVTYEGTFLARLHPGDRARADAAVRAALDPAGSGLFDCTYRTVAGDGTLLAWVAARGTLVVENGAEGGVEARRARRLVGTVRDVTAERTAQAAVAATEERYRLVTRATNDAIWDWDLTTDHVLWNEALSKTYGWAPETVEPTGRWWLAHVHPEDRARIESDLRRIIDGDGHDWRHEYRFRRADGSYAEVLDRGSMVRGPGGVPLRMIGAMLDLTERNRVAAQLRTVVEGANVGIVQIDPRTLVALEANAKLCAIWGAAEADIVGHSVAKWTPEEDAAERDRLHRRLAAGEIVRETLEKRYRRKDGRLIWCRVNLVSQVRGDAIQTTAMIEDITGEKRAEACQKALIELGDRLRDAADPAEVSAVAAAILGRTLGLSRAGYAPLGAGASDGPLASFPAALARLERGEILAVADIAADPGLAPDAARYAASGTRALIEVPLLRRGALFGLVRAHAAETRAWSAGEIDFVREVAGRVSAALARIQAEEQQRFLNRELSHRLKNTLTMAQAIASQTLRNVTDAATVKDALLARLVALGKAHDILLSGEGEGAGLEAVIAGALALHDDGEPDRIRLSGPPIEVGPKAALSLALMIHELATNAAKYGAFSVPGGRVGVDWTVSRASGPVAEPVVTMVWAESGGPPVVAPSRKGFGSRLIERGLSGAVGGETRTTYAPAGVTCRITAPLAGLRERE, encoded by the coding sequence ATGAGCCGACCGTCCGACGATCGCGCATCGCCCCGTGAGGCCGAGCGGCTGGCCGCCCTGGCCCGCTACGGCCCCTTCGACACGCCGCCTCAAGGCGCACTCGAAGGCGCGTTCGACGATGCCGTGGCGCTGGCCGTGCAGCTCTGCACCGCGCGGCTCGCCTTCGTCGGCCTGGCCGCCGGCGAAGGGCCGTGGATCGAGGCCGGCCTCGGCCGCTCGGTCGCCCGCTCGCTCCGCCGGCACACCCTGGCCGGGCGCGGCGTCCTCGTCATCCCCGATCTCGCCGACGATCCGCGCGCCCGCTCCGACGCGGCGGCGGCGGGCGCGGCGGGGATGCGCTTCTATGCCGGCGCGCCCCTGCTGGCGCCGGAGGGCGTGGCGGTCGGCGCCCTGTGCGTGCTCGACGCCGCGCCCCGGCCGGACGGTCTGAGTCTCGCGCAGGCGGCGGGCCTCGCGGCGCTCGCCCGCACGGTGATGGCGCAGCTCGAACTGCACCGGGGCCTCGCGGCGCGAAGGACCGAGGCCGCGGCGCTGGCCGACGCCGCGCTGCACCTGCGGCTCGCCGTCGAGGCGGCCGGCGTCGGCATCTTCGACTACGACCTCGCGGCGGGCACCCTGACCTGGGACGGACGTACCCGCGCCCTGTTCGGCGTCGGGCCGGACGAGGCCGTCACCTACGAGGGCACTTTCCTGGCGCGCCTCCACCCCGGGGACCGGGCCCGCGCCGACGCCGCCGTGCGGGCGGCCCTGGACCCCGCCGGCTCCGGCCTGTTCGACTGCACCTACCGCACGGTCGCGGGCGACGGCACCCTGCTCGCCTGGGTCGCGGCCCGCGGCACCCTCGTCGTCGAGAACGGCGCCGAGGGCGGCGTCGAAGCGAGGCGGGCGCGCCGCCTCGTCGGCACGGTGCGCGACGTCACCGCCGAGCGGACGGCCCAGGCCGCCGTGGCGGCCACGGAGGAGCGCTACCGCCTCGTCACCCGCGCCACCAACGACGCGATCTGGGACTGGGACCTCACCACCGACCACGTGCTGTGGAACGAGGCCCTGTCCAAGACCTACGGCTGGGCGCCGGAGACGGTCGAGCCGACCGGCCGCTGGTGGCTCGCCCATGTCCATCCGGAGGATCGGGCCCGGATCGAGTCGGATCTCCGCCGCATCATCGACGGCGACGGGCACGACTGGCGCCACGAGTACCGCTTCCGCCGCGCCGACGGCTCCTACGCCGAGGTGCTCGACCGCGGATCGATGGTGCGCGGGCCCGGCGGCGTGCCGCTGCGGATGATCGGCGCCATGCTCGACCTGACCGAGCGCAACCGCGTCGCCGCCCAGCTCCGGACGGTGGTCGAGGGCGCCAATGTCGGCATCGTCCAGATCGATCCGCGCACCCTGGTCGCGCTGGAGGCCAACGCCAAGCTCTGCGCGATCTGGGGCGCCGCGGAGGCCGACATCGTCGGGCACTCCGTCGCCAAGTGGACGCCGGAGGAGGACGCGGCCGAGCGCGACCGGCTGCACCGCCGGCTCGCGGCGGGAGAGATCGTGCGCGAGACCCTGGAGAAGCGCTACCGCCGCAAGGACGGGCGCCTGATCTGGTGCCGGGTCAACCTCGTCTCGCAGGTGCGCGGCGACGCGATCCAGACCACGGCGATGATCGAGGACATCACCGGGGAGAAGCGGGCCGAGGCGTGCCAGAAGGCGCTGATCGAGCTCGGCGACCGGCTGCGCGACGCCGCCGATCCGGCGGAGGTCTCCGCGGTCGCCGCCGCGATCCTGGGGCGGACGCTCGGCCTGTCCCGGGCGGGCTACGCGCCGCTCGGTGCGGGCGCTTCGGACGGCCCGCTCGCGTCGTTTCCGGCCGCGCTGGCACGGCTGGAGCGCGGCGAGATCCTCGCCGTGGCCGACATCGCCGCCGATCCCGGCCTCGCGCCGGACGCGGCGCGCTACGCGGCTTCCGGCACCCGCGCCCTGATCGAGGTGCCGCTGCTGCGGCGGGGCGCGCTGTTCGGCCTCGTCCGCGCCCATGCCGCCGAGACCCGGGCCTGGAGCGCGGGCGAGATCGACTTCGTCCGGGAGGTGGCCGGACGCGTCTCGGCGGCGCTTGCCCGGATCCAGGCGGAGGAGCAGCAGCGCTTCCTCAACCGCGAGCTGAGCCACCGCCTCAAGAACACCCTGACCATGGCCCAGGCCATCGCCTCGCAGACCCTGCGCAACGTCACCGACGCCGCCACGGTCAAGGACGCGCTGCTGGCCCGGCTCGTGGCGCTCGGCAAGGCGCACGACATCCTGCTCTCCGGCGAGGGCGAGGGGGCGGGGCTCGAAGCGGTGATCGCGGGGGCGCTCGCGCTCCACGACGACGGCGAGCCCGACCGCATCCGCCTGTCCGGCCCGCCGATCGAGGTGGGGCCGAAGGCCGCCCTGTCGCTGGCGCTGATGATCCACGAGCTGGCCACCAACGCCGCCAAGTACGGCGCCTTCTCGGTGCCGGGCGGGCGCGTCGGCGTGGACTGGACGGTGTCGCGGGCGAGCGGGCCGGTCGCGGAGCCGGTGGTGACGATGGTCTGGGCCGAGAGCGGCGGCCCCCCCGTCGTGGCGCCGTCGCGAAAGGGCTTCGGGTCGCGCCTGATCGAGCGCGGGCTCTCCGGCGCGGTCGGCGGCGAGACGCGCACGACCTACGCGCCCGCGGGCGTCACCTGCCGGATCACGGCCCCGCTCGCGGGCCTTCGCGAGAGGGAGTGA
- a CDS encoding quinone oxidoreductase — translation MPKAIRVHEYGGPEAMVYEDVPSADPGPGQIRVRQTAIGVNFIDIYFRSGAYKAPSLPFTLGKEGAGVVDALGEGVSDFRLGERVAYAGATGTYAEEVVVDTKGVVHVPDAISDETAAAMMLKGLTAQYLLRRTYRVQPGDTILFHAAAGGVGLIATQWAKHLGATVIGTVGSAEKAELARAHGCDHVILYRDEDFAARVREITGGKGVPVVYDGVGRATFPASLDCLAPFGIFASFGSASGPIEAFDIGILAAKGSLYATRPTLFTHIATRESLDANAAELFEAVASGAVKIPIHARARLADAAQVHRDLAGRQTTGATVMTP, via the coding sequence ATGCCGAAGGCGATCCGGGTGCACGAGTACGGCGGGCCGGAGGCGATGGTCTACGAGGACGTCCCCTCGGCCGATCCGGGCCCCGGCCAGATCCGCGTCCGCCAGACCGCCATCGGCGTCAACTTCATCGACATCTACTTCCGCTCCGGCGCCTACAAGGCGCCCTCGCTCCCCTTCACCCTCGGCAAGGAGGGCGCGGGCGTGGTCGATGCGCTCGGCGAGGGCGTCTCCGATTTCCGCCTCGGCGAGCGCGTGGCCTATGCCGGCGCCACCGGCACCTATGCCGAGGAGGTCGTGGTCGACACCAAGGGCGTCGTCCACGTGCCCGACGCCATCTCCGACGAGACCGCCGCGGCGATGATGCTGAAAGGCCTCACCGCGCAGTACCTGCTGCGCCGGACCTACCGGGTGCAGCCCGGCGACACGATCCTGTTCCACGCCGCCGCCGGCGGCGTCGGCCTCATCGCCACGCAATGGGCCAAGCATCTCGGCGCCACGGTGATCGGCACCGTCGGCTCGGCCGAGAAGGCGGAGCTCGCCCGCGCGCACGGCTGCGACCACGTCATCCTCTACCGCGACGAGGATTTTGCCGCCCGCGTGCGGGAGATCACGGGGGGCAAGGGTGTGCCGGTGGTCTATGACGGCGTCGGCAGGGCGACCTTCCCCGCCTCCCTCGACTGCCTCGCGCCCTTCGGCATCTTCGCGAGCTTCGGCTCGGCCTCCGGCCCGATCGAAGCCTTCGACATCGGCATCCTCGCCGCCAAGGGCTCGCTCTACGCCACCCGCCCGACCCTGTTCACCCACATCGCCACCCGCGAGAGCCTCGACGCCAACGCCGCCGAGCTGTTCGAGGCCGTGGCGAGCGGGGCGGTGAAGATCCCGATCCACGCCCGCGCCAGACTCGCCGACGCCGCCCAGGTCCACCGCGACCTCGCCGGGCGGCAGACGACCGGCGCGACGGTGATGACACCGTGA
- a CDS encoding GH25 family lysozyme, translating into MSLDTGISLSLAPASRGWLKRGLAALMLSGLAACASQNDFYPTKGDAKPHPGVARAKQHPIQGIDISKWQGPINWASVKGSGTQFAFIKATEGGDHVDERFRENWDGAGRAGVPRGAYHFVFWCRSAEDQMAWFKRNVPNDPTALPPVLDVEWNGHSAKCPKKLPKAQALAMIQFMLDEMESYTGKRPIIYTDITFHKDVLENELPDYPHWVRSTAAEPEQRFANRKWMLWQFTSTGRVPGVRGDVDRNAFYGSPTEWASFLATDCDPREHRRLSSQGLCTGK; encoded by the coding sequence ATGTCGCTGGACACCGGGATTTCCTTGAGCCTCGCGCCGGCTTCCCGCGGATGGCTGAAGCGCGGGCTCGCCGCCCTGATGCTCTCCGGCCTCGCGGCCTGCGCCTCGCAGAACGACTTCTATCCCACCAAGGGCGACGCCAAGCCCCATCCCGGCGTGGCGCGGGCGAAGCAGCACCCGATCCAGGGCATCGACATCTCGAAGTGGCAGGGGCCGATCAACTGGGCCTCCGTCAAGGGCTCCGGCACGCAGTTCGCCTTCATCAAGGCGACGGAGGGCGGGGACCATGTCGACGAGCGCTTCCGCGAGAACTGGGACGGGGCGGGCCGGGCCGGCGTGCCGCGCGGCGCCTACCACTTCGTGTTCTGGTGCCGCTCGGCCGAGGACCAGATGGCGTGGTTCAAGCGCAACGTCCCGAACGATCCGACCGCCCTGCCCCCGGTGCTCGACGTGGAGTGGAACGGCCACTCGGCCAAGTGCCCGAAGAAGCTGCCCAAGGCCCAGGCGCTGGCGATGATCCAGTTCATGCTGGACGAGATGGAGAGCTACACGGGCAAGCGGCCGATCATCTACACGGACATCACCTTCCACAAGGACGTGCTCGAGAACGAGCTGCCCGACTACCCCCACTGGGTCCGCTCCACGGCGGCCGAACCCGAGCAGCGCTTCGCCAACCGCAAGTGGATGCTCTGGCAGTTCACCTCGACGGGCCGCGTGCCCGGCGTGCGCGGCGACGTGGACCGCAACGCCTTCTACGGCAGCCCGACCGAGTGGGCCTCGTTCCTGGCGACCGACTGCGACCCGCGGGAGCATCGGCGCCTGTCGAGCCAGGGGCTGTGCACCGGCAAGTGA
- the pncA gene encoding bifunctional nicotinamidase/pyrazinamidase, translating to MKLTEHDVLLVIDVQNDFLPGGALAVPDGDAVIAPVNRLAERLPHVILTQDWHPPGHASFASSHPGKRPFDTVAMPYGEQVLWPDHCIQGTHGAEWAAGLRAERAELVIRKGYHPKIDSYSAFLEADRETRTGLAGYLAERGLTRLFLAGLATDFCVLWSALDARAAGLDVFVVEDAVRGIDLAGSLARAWEQMERASVGRIAGTALG from the coding sequence ATGAAGCTGACCGAGCACGACGTTCTGCTCGTCATCGACGTGCAGAACGATTTCCTGCCCGGCGGGGCGCTGGCGGTGCCGGACGGCGATGCGGTGATCGCACCCGTCAACCGGCTCGCCGAACGCCTGCCCCACGTGATCCTCACCCAGGACTGGCACCCGCCCGGCCACGCCTCCTTCGCGTCGAGCCACCCGGGCAAGCGGCCGTTCGACACCGTGGCGATGCCCTACGGCGAACAGGTGCTCTGGCCGGACCACTGCATCCAGGGCACGCACGGCGCCGAATGGGCCGCCGGCCTGCGGGCGGAGCGGGCCGAACTGGTGATCCGCAAGGGCTATCATCCGAAGATCGACAGCTACTCGGCCTTCCTGGAAGCTGACCGGGAGACCCGCACGGGGCTTGCCGGCTACCTCGCCGAGCGCGGCCTGACCCGACTGTTCCTCGCCGGCCTCGCCACCGATTTCTGCGTCCTCTGGTCCGCCCTCGACGCCCGCGCTGCGGGGCTCGACGTCTTCGTGGTCGAGGATGCCGTGCGCGGCATCGATCTCGCCGGCTCGCTGGCGCGGGCCTGGGAGCAGATGGAGCGGGCAAGCGTCGGACGCATCGCCGGCACGGCGCTCGGCTGA
- a CDS encoding FAD-dependent monooxygenase: MTVPVQTSSSRTAPAGAPPRFEVAVVGAGAAGLAAALALARDGVATALVGRHAPVADGRTVALLDGSVRFLTVLGAWSEIAPHASPLAELQIVDDTGSLFRPPPARFSAAEIGLDAFGWNVESARLVETLRGQARTTPSLTLFEADSAGMRIEGEAAVLDLEDGRSLEAGLVVGADGARSPLRAASGLRTREWTYPQAALTTLLAHERPHRDVSTEFHTRNGPFTLVPLPGGHRSSLVWVTAERAAKRLAGLDDRDLAAAVEHRARSMLGAMRIDGPRGLVPMRGLSVASPVAGRLALIGEAAHVFPPIGAQGLNLGLRDAAALRDAVFSAREANRDPGAPASLAGFGRARGVDARLRGAAVDWLNRSLLTDFLAVDAARGLGLIALAAISPLRRLVMREGVQPRLGAPSLMR; encoded by the coding sequence GTGACGGTCCCGGTGCAGACGTCCTCCTCCCGTACCGCCCCCGCGGGGGCGCCGCCGCGCTTCGAGGTGGCGGTGGTGGGAGCCGGAGCGGCCGGGCTCGCCGCCGCCCTGGCGCTCGCCCGCGACGGCGTGGCCACGGCGCTGGTCGGACGCCACGCCCCCGTCGCCGACGGGCGCACCGTGGCGCTGCTCGACGGCTCGGTGCGCTTCCTGACGGTGCTCGGGGCATGGTCCGAGATCGCGCCGCACGCGAGCCCGCTGGCCGAGCTTCAGATCGTCGACGACACCGGCAGCCTGTTCCGCCCGCCGCCCGCCCGCTTCTCGGCCGCCGAGATCGGCCTCGACGCCTTCGGCTGGAACGTCGAGAGCGCCCGCCTCGTCGAGACCCTGCGAGGCCAGGCCCGCACCACCCCGAGCCTCACCCTGTTCGAGGCGGATTCGGCCGGGATGCGGATCGAGGGCGAGGCCGCGGTGCTGGATCTGGAGGATGGGCGCAGCCTGGAGGCGGGGCTCGTCGTCGGCGCCGACGGGGCGCGCTCGCCCCTGCGCGCGGCTTCGGGTTTGCGCACCCGCGAATGGACCTACCCGCAGGCGGCGCTGACGACGCTGCTCGCCCACGAGCGGCCGCACCGGGACGTCTCGACCGAGTTCCACACCCGCAACGGCCCCTTCACCCTGGTGCCCCTGCCCGGCGGCCACCGCTCCAGCCTCGTCTGGGTCACGGCGGAGCGGGCGGCCAAGCGCCTCGCGGGGCTCGACGACCGCGACCTCGCCGCGGCGGTGGAGCATCGGGCCCGCTCGATGCTGGGCGCCATGCGGATCGACGGTCCCCGGGGGCTCGTGCCGATGCGCGGGCTCTCGGTGGCGAGCCCGGTGGCCGGGCGCCTCGCCCTGATCGGCGAGGCCGCCCACGTCTTCCCGCCGATCGGGGCGCAGGGGCTGAATCTCGGCCTGCGCGACGCGGCGGCCCTGCGCGACGCGGTGTTTTCCGCCCGTGAGGCCAATCGCGATCCGGGGGCGCCGGCCTCGCTCGCGGGCTTCGGCCGGGCGCGGGGCGTCGATGCGCGGCTGCGGGGCGCGGCGGTCGATTGGCTCAACCGCTCGCTGCTCACCGACTTTCTGGCCGTCGATGCCGCGAGGGGCCTCGGGCTGATCGCGCTCGCGGCGATTTCACCGCTGCGGCGCCTCGTGATGCGCGAGGGCGTCCAGCCCCGGCTCGGCGCACCGAGCCTGATGCGCTGA
- a CDS encoding response regulator has translation MDQPAPPDPRSDARPDRRSDERLLALVVESETVLRIETADLLAEAGFEVLEAWSAPTAIRQIERYGDIRLVVVDADLPEGRFALARDVAAGWPDRAVVVLSAGPPPAPGELPDGVRFGPKPLTAALARAARERLAG, from the coding sequence ATGGATCAGCCCGCGCCCCCCGATCCGCGCAGCGACGCGCGGCCCGATCGACGCTCCGATGAACGCCTTCTGGCCCTGGTCGTCGAGAGCGAGACGGTGCTGCGCATCGAGACGGCGGATCTGCTGGCCGAGGCGGGTTTCGAGGTGCTGGAAGCCTGGAGCGCACCGACCGCGATCCGCCAGATCGAGCGCTACGGTGATATCCGCCTCGTGGTCGTCGACGCCGACCTGCCGGAGGGCCGGTTCGCCCTGGCCCGGGATGTCGCCGCGGGCTGGCCGGACCGGGCCGTCGTCGTCCTCTCGGCCGGCCCCCCGCCCGCCCCCGGCGAGCTTCCCGACGGGGTCCGCTTCGGGCCGAAGCCCCTCACCGCGGCCCTCGCGCGCGCGGCACGGGAGCGGCTGGCGGGGTGA